Proteins found in one Thermodesulfobacteriota bacterium genomic segment:
- a CDS encoding class I SAM-dependent methyltransferase, whose protein sequence is MKKHLKNTKASCCDYTDKLMQLPGQKVDLVDLNTKKELQYQDSTFDIVTATEVIEHLEDFRAILREIYRVLKPGGICVLSTPNILNLNSRLRNLWFGFAELMGPLPIQNRKIESCAGHINPISIFYLMHALHELNFKQIDFVVDKYQRSGIGKAIILWLPIRLVGSKIWRREVKKYKTIDDSNREIVRKLNSLPILLGRTIIVSAIK, encoded by the coding sequence TTGAAAAAACATTTGAAGAATACAAAAGCATCATGTTGTGACTACACTGATAAACTCATGCAATTACCTGGTCAGAAGGTAGATCTTGTTGATTTAAATACTAAAAAAGAACTTCAATATCAAGACAGTACGTTCGACATTGTGACAGCGACAGAAGTTATTGAGCATTTAGAGGATTTTCGTGCAATTCTGCGTGAAATATATCGTGTGCTAAAACCAGGCGGGATTTGCGTGTTGAGTACACCTAATATTCTCAACTTAAATTCACGGCTACGAAATTTATGGTTTGGCTTCGCCGAGCTAATGGGACCTCTTCCCATCCAGAACAGGAAGATAGAATCATGTGCGGGTCATATTAACCCTATATCCATTTTTTATCTAATGCATGCTTTGCACGAATTAAATTTCAAACAAATTGATTTCGTAGTTGATAAATACCAACGCTCAGGAATTGGCAAGGCAATAATTCTTTGGCTCCCCATAAGGTTAGTCGGTTCAAAAATTTGGCGGCGAGAGGTGAAAAAATATAAAACCATCGATGATTCCAACAGAGAAATAGTCAGGAAATTAAATTCATTGCCTATTCTTTTGGGACGTACAATCATAGTATCTGCGATAAAATAG
- a CDS encoding YkgJ family cysteine cluster protein translates to MMDIEEKKKQLRALYDEYEEGVAEFKKAAACEAGCADCCIGVGDIDITTLEGVIIRERMDTFDKTLQAEIKAGLAQNKAEREQKKLSRCAFLRADNTCVIYDIRPFSCRQLYSVKRCNGAPPTIHRQAVNLARQTVDKIQRLDFGGYSGHISYILYLLAKEDFRKRYLHGKSDPRKIVDFGRSHGIVINRFVSG, encoded by the coding sequence ATGATGGACATAGAGGAAAAGAAAAAGCAACTCCGGGCGTTATACGACGAGTATGAGGAAGGTGTGGCTGAGTTTAAGAAAGCAGCGGCGTGTGAGGCGGGGTGTGCGGACTGCTGCATAGGTGTGGGCGATATCGACATTACTACCTTGGAAGGGGTCATCATCCGGGAGCGGATGGATACGTTTGACAAGACGCTCCAGGCCGAAATAAAGGCCGGGCTGGCGCAGAACAAGGCGGAAAGGGAACAGAAAAAACTCTCCCGTTGCGCCTTTCTCAGGGCGGACAATACCTGTGTGATCTATGATATTCGTCCTTTCAGTTGCCGTCAGCTTTATTCGGTCAAAAGGTGCAACGGTGCACCGCCCACCATTCACCGTCAGGCGGTGAATCTGGCCAGGCAGACTGTAGATAAAATACAGCGGCTTGACTTTGGCGGGTATTCCGGGCATATCAGTTACATCCTCTATTTACTGGCTAAAGAAGACTTCAGAAAGAGGTATCTGCACGGTAAATCTGATCCCCGGAAGATAGTGGATTTTGGGCGAAGCCACGGAATAGTCATTAATCGTTTTGTCTCCGGCTGA
- a CDS encoding 2-amino-3,7-dideoxy-D-threo-hept-6-ulosonate synthase, whose protein sequence is MTGKQIRMERIFNRNTKKTVIVPMDHGVTVGPIEGLIDMKKTVNAVASGGANAIVVHKGIVRAGHRGGGKDVGLIIHLSGSTTISPYPNAKTMICTVEEAIKIGADAVSIQVNVGNGNDSEMLRDLGQTARIASEWGIPLLAMMYPRGEKIKNEYDPEIIRHVARLGAELGADIVKCSYTGDPESFRRVVEGCPVPVVIAGGPKMSSDRDLLTMVRDAIDAGASGLSIGRNIFQHKNPQHMTATLSRMVHRRYSVEEALEYLSKE, encoded by the coding sequence ATGACTGGAAAACAGATTCGTATGGAGCGCATCTTCAACCGTAATACTAAAAAGACGGTTATTGTCCCCATGGACCATGGAGTGACGGTGGGTCCTATCGAAGGGCTTATTGACATGAAGAAGACCGTTAATGCGGTAGCCTCGGGCGGCGCCAATGCCATAGTCGTGCATAAAGGCATCGTAAGGGCCGGCCACCGTGGGGGGGGAAAAGATGTGGGTTTGATTATCCACCTCTCGGGCAGCACCACTATATCGCCGTATCCCAATGCCAAGACCATGATCTGCACTGTGGAAGAGGCCATAAAGATAGGCGCGGATGCGGTCTCCATCCAGGTCAATGTGGGGAACGGCAATGATAGTGAGATGTTGAGGGACCTCGGGCAGACGGCCCGGATCGCCAGCGAGTGGGGGATACCGCTCCTGGCCATGATGTACCCGCGGGGCGAGAAGATTAAAAATGAATATGATCCGGAGATAATCAGGCATGTGGCCAGGCTGGGAGCAGAACTGGGAGCGGATATCGTCAAATGTTCTTATACGGGCGACCCGGAGTCCTTCCGGCGGGTGGTAGAGGGGTGTCCGGTTCCCGTGGTTATTGCCGGAGGTCCAAAGATGTCTTCGGATCGGGATTTACTGACGATGGTCAGGGATGCTATAGACGCCGGGGCATCCGGTCTATCCATCGGACGCAATATCTTCCAGCATAAGAATCCGCAACACATGACGGCTACGTTGAGCCGTATGGTGCATCGCCGGTATTCAGTAGAAGAGGCCCTGGAATATTTGAGCAAGGAATAG
- a CDS encoding 3-dehydroquinate synthase II, giving the protein MKQIWVKVIPWKKKLVTTALENGADALVLAEGDSEKAKKLGRIPTVAPDGDLKWGEDVVEVTIRGSEDEKEVVRLAQTRKVVATTTDWTVIPLENIVAQTNNVLVETSNLEDARTALGVLEKGVDGVVINVSEPAELKKILTSLRETGGEAPLTIGEVVSIKTLGMGDRVCIDTCTQMGKGEGMLIGNTSQALFLVHAESVENPYVATRPFRVNAGPVHAYVRVPGGKTRYLSELKSGDEVLMVNSQGKSGPVVVGRVKIEKRPLVLIEARAEGKVFSTILQNAETIRLTRPDGEPVSIVSLKEGDQVLMSVEAGGRHFGYHIEETITEK; this is encoded by the coding sequence ATGAAACAGATATGGGTGAAGGTTATCCCCTGGAAGAAGAAGCTGGTAACCACTGCCCTGGAAAATGGGGCAGATGCCCTGGTACTGGCAGAGGGTGATTCAGAGAAGGCCAAAAAACTCGGTCGTATTCCTACGGTGGCGCCGGATGGGGATCTCAAGTGGGGGGAAGATGTGGTGGAGGTGACTATCCGGGGATCGGAGGATGAAAAAGAGGTTGTCCGATTGGCCCAGACCAGGAAGGTCGTGGCCACGACCACGGACTGGACGGTTATTCCGCTTGAAAATATCGTCGCTCAAACCAATAATGTCCTCGTGGAGACGTCAAACCTGGAAGACGCCAGGACGGCCCTGGGGGTCCTGGAAAAAGGGGTAGATGGGGTGGTAATCAACGTCTCGGAACCGGCGGAGCTTAAGAAGATACTGACCTCTTTGCGGGAAACAGGCGGAGAGGCCCCGCTTACTATAGGCGAGGTGGTTTCCATAAAGACCCTGGGCATGGGAGACCGTGTGTGCATCGATACCTGCACGCAGATGGGGAAGGGTGAGGGCATGCTTATCGGCAATACCAGCCAGGCCCTCTTTCTGGTACATGCGGAGAGCGTAGAAAATCCGTATGTAGCTACCCGGCCCTTCCGAGTCAACGCCGGGCCGGTTCACGCCTACGTGCGCGTGCCCGGCGGCAAGACGCGCTACCTTTCCGAACTCAAGAGCGGCGATGAGGTGCTCATGGTCAACAGCCAGGGCAAGAGCGGACCGGTGGTGGTCGGCCGGGTTAAGATCGAGAAACGTCCCCTGGTTCTCATTGAAGCCCGGGCCGAAGGCAAGGTATTTTCCACTATCTTGCAAAATGCCGAGACTATACGGCTCACCAGACCGGATGGGGAGCCGGTATCCATCGTTTCCCTTAAGGAGGGAGACCAGGTCTTGATGTCTGTTGAGGCCGGCGGCCGCCATTTCGGCTATCATATAGAGGAGACGATTACCGAGAAGTGA
- the aroD gene encoding type I 3-dehydroquinate dehydratase has product MICVAVSAPTMSGMLAAIKKGQKAADAIELRLDGLKDPDLASLIKAARPRKVVVTNRSSREGGMFTGKEADRISSLAEAMALGADYIDLEWRTAAPIKERLLANKRKTKVIFSYHDFTHTPSRRSLLNVLKSMRAAGADVGKIVTMATSPDDNITLLSLLSWARQQKFPLIAFCMGEMGKISRLATLPLGGYMTYASPGRGRETAPGQISAFTLRQIMDQMDLS; this is encoded by the coding sequence GTGATCTGCGTTGCTGTTTCCGCACCCACCATGTCCGGTATGCTGGCCGCAATCAAAAAGGGACAGAAGGCGGCTGATGCCATAGAGCTGCGGCTGGACGGGCTTAAAGATCCAGACTTGGCTTCTCTTATTAAGGCAGCCCGGCCCAGGAAGGTCGTGGTAACCAACCGTTCGTCCAGGGAAGGCGGGATGTTTACCGGAAAAGAGGCGGATAGAATTAGTTCTCTTGCTGAGGCCATGGCCCTGGGGGCCGACTACATTGACCTTGAGTGGCGGACGGCGGCGCCGATAAAGGAAAGGCTGCTGGCAAATAAAAGGAAGACAAAGGTCATCTTTTCTTATCATGACTTCACCCATACGCCTTCCAGAAGGTCCCTGCTTAATGTATTGAAATCCATGCGTGCGGCCGGGGCCGATGTCGGTAAGATTGTGACCATGGCTACCTCGCCGGATGACAATATTACGCTTCTCTCTCTCCTTAGTTGGGCCCGTCAGCAGAAATTTCCTTTGATTGCCTTCTGTATGGGCGAGATGGGGAAGATCAGTCGTCTGGCCACCCTGCCCCTGGGAGGCTATATGACCTATGCCTCTCCCGGCCGCGGCCGGGAGACAGCGCCGGGACAGATCAGCGCCTTTACGCTCAGGCAGATCATGGACCAGATGGACCTTTCCTGA
- a CDS encoding shikimate dehydrogenase translates to MYLIDSETRLYCLIGNPVAKSLSPILHNAAFRALGINAVYLAFCVSDPAAAVQGIRSLPIHGVSVTIPHKTAILPYVDDLEPLAQAMGAVNTLYWQEERLIGANTDGLGAVLALKEKTELYGRRCLILGAGGAARSIAFALKTEGCHVVLTNRTGEKGRSLAEEIGVDWVPFGEFTRDKADMLIQATSVGMYPKAEESLVPRQSLASFPVVMDIVYKPLETRLLREARQEGCLAIDGLNMLIYQAAAQFRLWTGKEAPISVMRREADDYLSGKGVSR, encoded by the coding sequence ATGTACCTGATTGATAGCGAAACACGCCTTTATTGTCTGATAGGTAATCCTGTAGCCAAGAGTCTCAGCCCGATCCTGCACAATGCGGCGTTCCGGGCCTTGGGCATTAATGCGGTATATCTCGCCTTTTGCGTGAGCGATCCGGCGGCGGCAGTGCAGGGTATAAGGTCTTTACCCATACACGGGGTGAGCGTCACCATCCCTCACAAAACGGCCATCTTGCCGTATGTGGATGACCTGGAGCCGCTGGCCCAGGCGATGGGGGCGGTAAATACCCTTTATTGGCAGGAAGAAAGGCTTATCGGGGCAAATACCGACGGCCTGGGGGCTGTTCTGGCCCTCAAGGAGAAGACGGAACTCTATGGCCGGAGATGTCTGATCCTTGGAGCAGGCGGCGCGGCCCGGTCTATCGCCTTTGCCCTTAAGACAGAGGGATGTCATGTAGTCCTTACCAATCGAACCGGAGAGAAGGGGAGGAGTCTGGCCGAAGAGATCGGTGTGGATTGGGTTCCTTTCGGAGAGTTTACACGGGATAAGGCAGATATGCTTATCCAGGCCACAAGCGTGGGCATGTACCCTAAAGCGGAAGAAAGTCTTGTGCCCCGCCAGTCCCTCGCGTCTTTCCCGGTGGTTATGGACATTGTCTATAAACCCCTTGAGACCAGATTGCTGAGAGAGGCCAGGCAAGAGGGCTGTCTTGCCATTGATGGACTCAATATGCTCATTTATCAGGCCGCGGCCCAATTCAGGTTGTGGACGGGGAAAGAGGCCCCGATTTCCGTGATGCGGCGTGAGGCCGATGACTACCTATCAGGGAAAGGAGTTTCTCGTTGA
- the aroA gene encoding 3-phosphoshikimate 1-carboxyvinyltransferase: MITVRPQRSIKATITVPGSKSLTQRALVTSALADGESIIRGALISEDTNLLIEALRSLGAEIAVEAEDVVINGTGGLIKIPKKPLYMGNNGTGIRFLTALSALGGGRIVLTGSQRMEERPIQDLLDVLNKLGAEAISINGTGCPPVKVMSPSGTLPGGPVGIAGRSSSQFISAILLVAPYARRKVILEIEGEMVSTPYVFMTLKVMNDFGISVPCNDYRIFDIPQGRYISRVYTVEGDASNASYFWAAAAVTGGRVCVENVFADTIQGDAAFLNILEKMGCRVEKGDDGITVFGPERLQGVTVDMNKWPDIVPTLAVVAAQAETETVIRNVAHLRIKETDRLRAVATELRKIGAQVEELPDGLVIRKGGPCGGVIETYNDHRIAMSFAVAGLVTPDISIAGEECVAKSFPNFWETFDQLYA; encoded by the coding sequence TTGATTACTGTAAGGCCGCAACGTTCTATAAAAGCAACCATTACTGTCCCCGGCTCAAAGAGTCTGACCCAACGGGCCCTGGTGACCTCCGCCCTGGCGGACGGCGAGAGCATTATCCGCGGGGCCTTGATCAGTGAAGATACGAACCTCCTGATAGAGGCGTTAAGGAGTCTCGGCGCTGAGATCGCGGTGGAAGCGGAAGATGTGGTAATAAACGGTACCGGCGGCCTTATAAAGATACCCAAAAAACCGCTTTACATGGGAAATAACGGGACCGGCATACGTTTTTTGACTGCGCTCAGCGCACTGGGAGGGGGCCGCATAGTGCTTACCGGCAGTCAGCGCATGGAAGAGCGCCCTATTCAGGACCTTCTGGATGTCCTGAACAAACTTGGCGCCGAGGCCATAAGTATAAACGGCACGGGTTGTCCGCCGGTAAAGGTGATGTCTCCATCCGGCACACTCCCGGGCGGTCCGGTTGGTATAGCAGGTCGTTCCAGCAGCCAGTTTATATCCGCCATTCTCCTGGTGGCCCCGTATGCCCGGAGAAAGGTCATTCTGGAGATTGAGGGAGAGATGGTCTCCACTCCCTATGTCTTCATGACCTTAAAGGTGATGAATGATTTTGGCATTTCTGTGCCCTGCAATGACTATCGTATTTTCGATATTCCCCAGGGGAGATACATCTCGCGGGTTTATACGGTAGAAGGAGATGCCTCCAATGCCTCCTATTTCTGGGCGGCGGCCGCGGTGACCGGCGGCCGGGTATGTGTGGAGAATGTATTTGCCGATACGATACAGGGCGATGCCGCCTTTTTAAATATTTTGGAGAAAATGGGTTGCCGGGTGGAAAAAGGCGACGACGGCATTACGGTCTTTGGCCCGGAGAGACTGCAAGGCGTAACGGTGGATATGAACAAATGGCCGGATATCGTGCCCACCCTGGCCGTCGTAGCGGCTCAGGCCGAAACCGAGACCGTTATCAGGAACGTAGCCCATCTGCGCATAAAGGAGACAGACCGCCTCCGTGCCGTGGCTACCGAATTGAGAAAGATCGGCGCTCAGGTGGAGGAATTGCCGGATGGCCTGGTTATCCGCAAGGGGGGGCCATGCGGCGGAGTTATCGAAACTTATAACGATCACCGTATAGCCATGAGCTTCGCCGTGGCCGGCCTGGTAACGCCGGATATTTCCATTGCAGGAGAAGAGTGCGTGGCTAAATCATTCCCGAATTTTTGGGAGACATTTGATCAACTCTATGCCTAA
- a CDS encoding shikimate kinase — MPKKPLAKIVLIGYRGSGKTTVGRRLAERLSVLFTDTDILIEEKAGITIKEMVEKKGWAYFRVVEKDVIRGLAGDKAMVVAAGGGAVLDPENQARLREDSLVFYLAADEATLAGRIAKDTRTGDQRPSLTGETVTAEIRAVLEEREPVYRKAADYVINTEGRTADDIVEKIIGIIENRN; from the coding sequence ATGCCTAAAAAACCTCTGGCAAAGATCGTTCTTATTGGTTATCGTGGTTCCGGGAAGACCACGGTAGGCCGGAGGTTAGCGGAGAGATTGTCGGTGCTATTTACTGACACCGATATCCTGATCGAAGAGAAGGCCGGTATAACCATCAAAGAAATGGTGGAGAAAAAGGGATGGGCTTATTTCCGGGTAGTGGAAAAAGACGTCATTCGCGGTCTGGCCGGGGATAAAGCCATGGTAGTAGCGGCCGGCGGAGGCGCTGTCCTTGACCCGGAAAACCAGGCGCGCCTGAGAGAAGACAGTTTGGTTTTTTATCTGGCGGCGGATGAGGCCACGCTGGCCGGGCGTATTGCTAAAGATACCAGGACAGGTGACCAGCGGCCGTCTCTTACCGGGGAGACGGTAACGGCGGAAATCAGGGCGGTTTTGGAAGAGCGGGAGCCTGTTTATCGTAAGGCGGCCGACTATGTGATAAATACAGAAGGCCGGACGGCGGATGATATTGTTGAGAAAATAATAGGTATTATTGAGAATAGAAACTAA
- the aroC gene encoding chorismate synthase has product MAGNTFGKVFRVTTWGESHGRALGVVIDGCPPLIPLSEADIQIDLEQRRPGKAGVVATTRRKEPDVVEILSGVFAGKTTGTPISLIIFNRDVDTSAYEPIKDLFRPGHGDYTYLKKYGIRDNRGGGRASGRETVSRVAAGAVARKLLEREGVRVIAYTLELGGVRAEKIDLAAAGENSLFCPDPEAALRMEERINEVRAQGDSLGGIVETVARGCPVGLGEPVFDKLDGDLARAMMSIGAVKGVEIGSGFEAARRPGSQNNDSILPHGFATNNAGGILAGISNGDDIVVRVAVKPIPSIARPQQTVNINMEPREITVGGRHDISAIPRIVPVCAAMMRLTLADHLLRQRAIKFHG; this is encoded by the coding sequence ATGGCTGGGAATACATTCGGTAAGGTATTTCGGGTTACCACGTGGGGGGAGTCCCATGGCCGGGCCCTGGGGGTAGTCATAGACGGCTGTCCTCCACTCATCCCTCTGAGCGAGGCGGATATACAGATTGATCTGGAGCAGCGTCGGCCGGGAAAGGCCGGGGTGGTTGCGACTACCAGGCGTAAGGAACCGGACGTGGTAGAGATTCTATCCGGTGTCTTTGCCGGGAAGACCACCGGCACGCCGATCTCGCTTATTATCTTTAACCGTGATGTGGACACCTCGGCCTATGAGCCTATCAAAGACCTCTTTCGTCCGGGGCATGGAGATTATACATACCTTAAGAAATATGGTATTCGCGATAACCGGGGGGGAGGCCGGGCCTCCGGACGGGAGACCGTGAGCAGAGTGGCGGCCGGCGCCGTAGCGCGTAAGCTTCTGGAGCGGGAGGGGGTACGGGTCATAGCCTATACCCTGGAACTGGGCGGCGTGCGTGCGGAAAAGATCGATTTGGCCGCGGCCGGGGAGAACTCCCTCTTTTGTCCGGATCCGGAGGCGGCGCTGCGGATGGAGGAAAGGATTAATGAGGTGCGTGCGCAGGGAGATAGCCTGGGCGGCATAGTGGAGACAGTGGCCAGGGGTTGCCCGGTTGGTCTTGGCGAACCGGTCTTTGACAAACTGGACGGTGATCTGGCCAGGGCTATGATGAGTATCGGGGCTGTCAAGGGCGTGGAGATCGGCTCTGGTTTTGAGGCCGCACGCCGTCCCGGCTCACAGAATAACGACTCTATTCTGCCGCACGGTTTTGCTACCAATAATGCCGGGGGCATATTGGCCGGTATCTCAAATGGGGATGACATAGTCGTGCGGGTGGCGGTAAAACCCATCCCATCCATTGCCAGGCCCCAGCAGACCGTAAATATTAACATGGAACCACGGGAAATAACGGTCGGCGGCCGGCATGATATCTCGGCCATCCCAAGGATCGTTCCGGTTTGTGCGGCCATGATGCGGCTCACCCTGGCGGATCATCTCCTGCGGCAGAGGGCTATCAAATTTCATGGATAA
- a CDS encoding prephenate dehydrogenase/arogenate dehydrogenase family protein: MDKKSITIGLVGGSGRMGQWFRRFFTAAGYSVEIAGRKTAMTPVELARKSRVLIVTVPIDVTCATIKELGPYLAKDALFMDLTSLKKEPVEAMLKYSKAEVIGAHPLFGPRERSLKGKNIVLCPARGKKWLPWLKDLFGSYGGHLEIMSPDEHDRAMAIVQGLVHAAHMAVGMTVAGSKFPLSTFDSISTPNFKKKLQQVRRLFSQDPTLYAQMLFCNPYVLPILESYMDNLHYLVSAVRGKESAAIEKVFAGVRLYIKSGN; the protein is encoded by the coding sequence ATGGATAAGAAGTCCATTACCATCGGCCTTGTCGGCGGCAGCGGAAGGATGGGGCAATGGTTTAGGCGTTTTTTTACGGCGGCCGGCTACAGTGTGGAGATAGCCGGTCGAAAGACCGCTATGACCCCGGTTGAACTGGCCAGGAAGAGCCGGGTTCTTATTGTTACTGTGCCTATTGATGTGACCTGCGCTACTATCAAAGAATTGGGGCCATATCTGGCGAAAGACGCCCTGTTCATGGATCTTACCTCCCTCAAGAAGGAACCGGTGGAGGCCATGCTTAAGTATTCTAAGGCCGAGGTTATCGGCGCCCACCCTTTATTCGGGCCGCGGGAAAGGTCGCTGAAAGGCAAAAATATTGTACTCTGTCCGGCACGGGGCAAGAAATGGCTGCCCTGGTTAAAAGACCTCTTTGGGTCTTACGGCGGACATTTAGAAATAATGTCCCCGGATGAGCATGACCGGGCCATGGCCATTGTGCAAGGACTTGTTCATGCGGCGCACATGGCTGTGGGTATGACCGTTGCCGGGAGCAAATTCCCTCTTTCTACCTTTGATAGTATATCTACACCCAACTTCAAAAAAAAGTTGCAACAAGTACGACGTCTGTTTAGCCAGGATCCTACCCTCTATGCCCAGATGCTTTTTTGCAATCCCTACGTCCTGCCGATCCTTGAGTCCTATATGGACAATCTGCACTATTTGGTTTCGGCTGTCCGAGGGAAAGAATCCGCGGCTATCGAGAAGGTCTTTGCCGGGGTTCGTCTCTATATCAAAAGCGGAAATTAG
- a CDS encoding (Fe-S)-binding protein yields MAVPATKLKKWGEIIDEGLEQGAARLTYEKIEQVINQVLRGETGARMKVYVDTCIHCGLCSTACHQYLSNNGDPEFSPVAKVKRTMWEMLDKKGKVSPAFIKKASEIASTECNMCRRCSMFCPYGIDIAYIMSVVRRICHLLGVTPLYIQDTAHSHAVTMNQMWVKEDEWADTLQWQEGEAQGEVPSVRIPLDKEGADIMYSVIGPEPKFLAHLLYNAAVIMTVAGENWTMSSLPGWDNSDMAMYTGDNEVMGRVKRAHFEKAAELRVKKIVMGECGHAFRSVYDVGNRWLGWKMPPIPIVHAIEWYYNLIKDGRLKIARKFEEPVTLHDPCNVIRGRGLHEKARYVIKAICKNFIEMYPNREHNYCCNAGGGVINCGPPWKTKRVVSNKIKAEQLAATGAKVLISPCHNCHSGLEDIVSYYKLGMHVVFISEILMKTIEIPDSLRA; encoded by the coding sequence ATGGCAGTACCTGCAACTAAATTAAAAAAATGGGGAGAGATTATTGATGAGGGATTGGAACAAGGGGCAGCCAGGCTTACCTATGAGAAGATAGAGCAGGTCATCAACCAAGTATTAAGGGGGGAGACCGGGGCGCGGATGAAGGTCTATGTGGATACCTGCATCCACTGTGGGTTATGTTCCACCGCCTGTCATCAGTATCTTTCTAATAATGGCGATCCCGAATTTTCTCCGGTAGCAAAGGTCAAACGGACCATGTGGGAGATGCTCGATAAAAAAGGAAAGGTCAGCCCGGCGTTTATAAAAAAGGCTTCCGAGATTGCCTCTACAGAATGCAACATGTGCCGCCGCTGCAGTATGTTTTGTCCGTATGGGATTGATATAGCTTATATTATGTCTGTAGTTCGGAGAATTTGTCACTTGCTGGGGGTTACGCCCCTCTATATTCAGGATACAGCTCATAGCCACGCCGTTACCATGAATCAGATGTGGGTGAAAGAGGATGAGTGGGCAGATACCTTGCAGTGGCAGGAGGGGGAGGCCCAGGGGGAAGTGCCGAGTGTCCGTATTCCCCTTGATAAAGAGGGGGCAGATATCATGTATTCGGTCATCGGTCCGGAACCGAAGTTTTTGGCCCACCTTCTCTACAACGCGGCCGTTATTATGACCGTAGCCGGCGAAAATTGGACCATGTCTTCTTTGCCTGGCTGGGACAACAGCGATATGGCCATGTACACCGGTGATAACGAGGTGATGGGACGGGTTAAAAGGGCCCATTTTGAAAAAGCCGCCGAGTTGAGAGTAAAGAAGATTGTTATGGGCGAATGTGGTCATGCCTTTCGTTCCGTCTATGACGTGGGCAACCGGTGGCTGGGCTGGAAGATGCCGCCTATCCCGATTGTTCATGCTATCGAGTGGTATTATAACCTGATTAAAGACGGCCGGCTAAAGATAGCCAGAAAATTCGAGGAGCCGGTTACCCTGCACGATCCCTGTAACGTCATACGAGGGCGGGGATTACACGAGAAGGCAAGGTATGTTATCAAGGCCATCTGTAAAAATTTCATAGAGATGTATCCCAACCGGGAACACAACTATTGTTGCAATGCCGGGGGTGGAGTTATCAACTGTGGCCCCCCCTGGAAAACGAAACGGGTAGTGTCCAATAAAATAAAGGCCGAACAACTTGCTGCCACCGGCGCAAAGGTTTTAATTTCTCCCTGCCACAACTGTCACTCCGGACTGGAAGATATCGTTAGTTATTATAAATTAGGGATGCACGTCGTTTTTATCAGCGAGATTTTGATGAAAACCATAGAAATCCCGGATTCATTGCGAGCCTAA